GTCTTTTTCCTCGTAGTAACATTGGGAATCGTATTTGAGACTGTCCATTACTTCACGGGCTTTTTCCGGCAATCCGTCCTTTTTCAGCAATGGCAAAATAGCCACTTTGATGGGTGCCAAAACCGGAGGGATTCTCAAAACCGTTCGTGTATTGTTTTTGTCGCCCTCAATTTCTTCTTCCTCAAAGGCATTGCAAAGCACAGCTAGCATCAAGCGGTTGAGACCAATGGAAGTTTCTACCACGTATGGTACATAGCTTTTGTTCAGTTCTGGATCGAAATATTGCAGCTTTTTGCCAGAGAGGTTCTGGTGCTGTGTCAAATCAAAATCGGTGCGGGAATGAATGCCTTCCACTTCCTTAAATCCAAAGGGGAAATCAAACTCAATATCCACAGCCGCATTGGCATAGTGCGCGGTTTTCAAATGATCGTGAAAGCGCAATACCTGAGGTCCCAAACCAAGACTTCTGTGCCATTTCATACGCGCTTCCTTCCAGTGTTCGTACCATTCCTTTTCCTCGCCCGGACGTACGAAAAATTGCATTTCCATTTGCTCAAATTCGCGGGTGCGGAATATAAACTGCCGCGCCACAATCTCATTTCTAAACGCTTTACCAATTTGCGCGATACCAAAAGGCAGTTTTTGGCGGGTGGTATTCTGTACGTTCAGGTAATTCACAAAAATACCCTGAGCTGTTTCTGGTCTTAGGTAAATGGTATCTGAATCATCTGCCAGAGAACCCATTTGTGTGGCAAACATCAGGTTGAACTGTCGCACTTCCGTCCAGTTTTTGCTGCCGCTCACCGGACAGGCAATACCCAGATCATCTATCAAAGCTTTAAGAGCCACTAGGTCATTGGCTTCTAAAGCCGCTTTCATTCTGCCTTCTATCTCATCGATTTTTTGCTGATTGCGCTGTACGTTTGGATTGGTAGCCAAAAACTGCTCTTCGTCAAAATCATCACCAAAGCGCTTTTTGCCCTTGGCTACATCTTTCTCGATTTTTTGCCTGTATTTTTCTACCTGATCTTCAATCAGTACGTCCGCACGGTAGCGTTTTTTAGAGTCTTTATTGTCGATCAAAGGATCGTTGAATGCGTCCACATGGCCGGAAGCTTTCCAGGTTTTGGGGTGCATAAAGATGGCGGCATCAATGCCCACAATGTTTTCGTTGAGCTGCACCATGCTTTTCCACCAATATTGCTGAAGATTGTTTTTCAGCTCTATGCCGTTTGGCCCATAATCGTAAACAGCCCCTAGGCCATCGTATATTTCAGAGGATTGAAAAATAAACCCGTACTCTTTGCAGTGGGAAATGATTTTTTTGAAAATATCTTCTTGTTGACTCATAAGGCGCAAAAATAGAACTTCTGCGCTTGTCGGGCAATGAAATGCTTGTTTTTGCTAAGTGGATTGTATAATTAGTTGCACTGCAAGCATGCAACCTGTCTGTAGCACCCATCCTAAGGTGCCGTATAAAATGTTGTTATTGAATTCGTAGCAAGGGTGCTACGAATAGTTGGTTTCCCTCATGACCAAAAGCCACCAATAAAAATTGGCATTATCTGCTTTTCAGTAGTTTTACTTAACTTTAAAATTATAAAAGACAGTGAAATATTCATTGTTATAAACAGCAATAAGAACAATGTATTTTGAAGCTTCATTAGATACCTTTTCTATACTACTCACTTCCGTATTGACAGGGATTATACTTATAATAGTAATTAGAAATATAATCGCAGGTTTGAATGACCTTGTGATTGTTTTTTTCACCCTCTTAATGGTGATTTTATTGTTATTACCCCTTTTGTATAAAATCAATGGTTATGAAATCGATTCAGGCAAACTGATCATTGACAGGGTAGCCTATAAAATAGAAATCGATATTGAGGATGTTAAAAAAGTAGAACTGCTCAACCCTGATGATATGGAGCATAGTAGTAGAACATTTGCAAATGGTGGTCTATTTGGCTACTATGGGAAATATAAAAATCCTAAAATCGGGGCTTTTAAAATGTACGCTACACAAAGATCAAACAGGGTGCTGGTGGTTTTAGAAAATGAAGATAAAATTGTTATCACACCTGATAATTTGGAATTATATCATGTTTTAAGAAAAATGGTCGCAATATGAAACGGGAAAGAAAGATCACATTTCAGATAATTTAATTTAATTATAAGTTCCAAACATTATG
The Chitinophagales bacterium DNA segment above includes these coding regions:
- a CDS encoding glycine--tRNA ligase, with amino-acid sequence MSQQEDIFKKIISHCKEYGFIFQSSEIYDGLGAVYDYGPNGIELKNNLQQYWWKSMVQLNENIVGIDAAIFMHPKTWKASGHVDAFNDPLIDNKDSKKRYRADVLIEDQVEKYRQKIEKDVAKGKKRFGDDFDEEQFLATNPNVQRNQQKIDEIEGRMKAALEANDLVALKALIDDLGIACPVSGSKNWTEVRQFNLMFATQMGSLADDSDTIYLRPETAQGIFVNYLNVQNTTRQKLPFGIAQIGKAFRNEIVARQFIFRTREFEQMEMQFFVRPGEEKEWYEHWKEARMKWHRSLGLGPQVLRFHDHLKTAHYANAAVDIEFDFPFGFKEVEGIHSRTDFDLTQHQNLSGKKLQYFDPELNKSYVPYVVETSIGLNRLMLAVLCNAFEEEEIEGDKNNTRTVLRIPPVLAPIKVAILPLLKKDGLPEKAREVMDSLKYDSQCYYEEKDSIGKRYRRQDAIGTPFCVTVDHQTLEDNTVTIRDRDSMNQERISIEKLHGIVAEKVSWKDLAE
- a CDS encoding PH domain-containing protein — its product is MYFEASLDTFSILLTSVLTGIILIIVIRNIIAGLNDLVIVFFTLLMVILLLLPLLYKINGYEIDSGKLIIDRVAYKIEIDIEDVKKVELLNPDDMEHSSRTFANGGLFGYYGKYKNPKIGAFKMYATQRSNRVLVVLENEDKIVITPDNLELYHVLRKMVAI